Proteins from a genomic interval of Peromyscus leucopus breed LL Stock chromosome 12, UCI_PerLeu_2.1, whole genome shotgun sequence:
- the LOC114687580 gene encoding olfactory receptor 187-like — MGTENTTLLTQFVLTGLSHLPQWKIPLFLLFLVIYLITVVGNLGLITLIWNDPGLHIPMYLFLGCLAFVDTWLSSTVTPKMLLDFFAKSKLISLSECMIQFFSFGISATTECFLLAAMAYDRYIAICKPLLYPVIMTNRLCVRLLILSFVGGFVHVLLHEGFLFRLTFCKSNIIHHFYCDVMPLLKISCTDPSLNYLMLFIFSGSIQVFSILTILVSYTLVLFSILKQKSIKGIKKAFSTCGAHLLSVSLYYGSLLFMYVRPASPQGDDQDMMDSVFYTVLIPVLNPIIYSLRNKQVKNSLVKLLKRNA; from the coding sequence ATGGGAACAGAGAATACAACACTGCTGACACAGTTTGTTCTCACAGGACTCAGTCATCTCCCACAGTGGAAAATCCCCCTGTTCCTACTGTTCTTGGTCATCTATCTCATCACCGTTGTGGGGAACCTTGGTCTGATCACCCTCATCTGGAATGACCCTGGCCTTCACATCCCCATGTACCTATTTCTAGGGTGTTTAGCCTTTGTGGATACTTGGTTATCATCCACAGTCACACCAAAGATGCTACTAGACTTTTTTGCCAAGAGTaaactcatctctctctctgaatgcATGATACAGTTTTTTTCATTTGGAATCAGTGCAACCACAGAATGTTTTCTCTTGGCAGCAATGGCCTATGATCGATACATAGCCATATGCAAGCCTTTACTCTACCCAGTGATCATGACAAACAGACTCTGTGTACGTCTGCTAATATTGTCCTTTGTGGGTGGATTTGTTCATGTTTTGCTTCATGAAGGTTTTTTATTCAGACTAACTTTCTGTAAGTCTAACATAATACATCACTTTTACTGTGACGTTATGCCACTGTTAAAGATTTCCTGTACTGACCCTTCTCTCAATTAcctaatgctttttattttctctggctCAATTCAGGTATTTAGTATTTTGACCATTCTTGTCTCTTATAcacttgttctgttttctatctTAAAGCAGAAATCTATCAAAGGCATAAAGAAAGCCTTCTCCACCTGTGGTGCCCACCTCTTATCTGTGTCTTTATACTATGGCTCTCTTCTTTTCATGTATGTGCGGCCTGCGTCTCCACAAGGAGATGATCAAGATATGATGGACTCTGTATTTTACACTGTTTTAATTCCTGTGCTAAATCCAATTATCTATAGTTTGAGAAATAAGCAAGTAAAAAATTCACTTGTGAAATTATTAAAGAGAAATGCTTAG
- the LOC114687588 gene encoding olfactory receptor 5K3-like, translating to MAENNYSVTNEFILVGFSDHPNLKTLLFLLFSAIYLITMVGNLGLVALIYMERRLHTPMYIFLGNLALMDSCCSCAITPKMLENFFSVDRKISLYECMVQFYFLCLAETTDCFLLAAMAYDRYVAICNPLQYHTMMSKKLCLQMTTGAYIAGNLHPMIEVGLLLRLTFCRSNVIKHFFCDVLPLYRISCIDPHINELILFILAGSIQIFTITIVLVSYIYILFTIFTMKSNEGRGKALSTCASHFLSVSIFYGSLLFMYAQPHSVNEGDKDIPVAIFYTLVIPLLNPFIYSLRNKEVINVMKRTMKKR from the coding sequence ATGGCTGAGAACAACTACTCTGTGACAAATGAGTTCATCCTAGTGGGATTCTCAGATCACCCAAACCTGAAgaccctcctgtttctgctgttctctgccATCTACCTGATCACCATGGTGGGAAATCTCGGGCTGGTGGCCTTGATCTACATGGAACGCCGTcttcacacacccatgtacatctTCCTGGGCAATCTGGCTCTCATGGATTCCTGCTGCTCCTGTGCCATCACTCCCAAGATGctagagaatttcttttctgtggaCAGAAAGATTTCTCTCTATGAATGCATGGTACAGTTCTATTTTCTCTGTCTGGCTGAAACTACAGACTGCTTTCTTCTGGCAgcaatggcctatgaccgctatgtggccatatGCAACCCACTTCAGTACCACACCATGATGTCCAAGAAGCTCTGCCTTCAGATGACCACAGGAGCCTACATAGCAGGAAACCTGCACCCTATGATTGAAGTGGGGCTTTTGTTGAGGTTAACTTTCTGCAGGTCTAATGTAATTAAGCACTTCTTTTGTGATGTCCTTCCATTATACAGAATCTCCTGTATTGATCCACATATCAATGagctaatattatttattttggcagGGTCAATTCAAATATTTACTATTACCATAGTTCTAGTGTCTTATATTTATATCCTTTTCACTATATTCACAATGAAATCTAATGAGGGTAGAGGCAAAGCCTTATCAACTTGTGCATCCCACTTTCTGTCTGTATCAATATTCTATGGGTCTCTTCTCTTCATGTATGCCCAACCACATTCAGTCAATGAAGGAGATAAAGACATACCTGTAGCTATTTTCTATACCCTAGTAATTCCTTTATTAAACCCTTTCATTTACAGTCTAAGAAATAAGGAAGTAATAAATGTGATGAAACGAACCATGAAGAAGAGATGA